Proteins from one Mucilaginibacter jinjuensis genomic window:
- the pheT gene encoding phenylalanine--tRNA ligase subunit beta, which produces MKISYNWLKEFIQTDKTPAEISQILTSTGLEVESLEKVQAIPGGLEGLVIGYVKDCAQHPNADRLRVTHVDVGSGEDLQIVCGAPNVAAGQKVVVAVVGTTVYPTHGEPFKIAKSKIRGEVSEGMICADDEIGLGESHAGIMELPADAIVGTLAKDYFNLPDDYMYEIGLTPNRADATSHLGTARDIAAYLRTHITKPDVSAFAVDNNSLVIPVEVESKAAIRYSSLTISGITVGESPKWLKERLAVIGVRSINNVVDITNFVLHDLGQPMHAFDADKITGNKVIVKTVAEGTPFVTLDGVERKLHQDDLMICNTNEPMCIAGVFGGATSGVSDATTNIFLESAYFNPVSVRKTSKRFGLKTDSSFRFERGTDPDMTVFALKRAALLIKEIAGGSISSDTSDIYPAKAEAFQVEFSYKNAIRLIGKDIPAAEIKAIIEALDIKVEQESAEGLLLAVPAYRVDVTREVDVIEEVLRIYGYNNIEIPTQIRASLNTSAKPERDTIQRIISELLTANGFNEMLANSLTSSSYATDLEHAVKILNPLSNDLDIMRQTLLYSGLEAIAYNQNRKNANVKLYEFGKVYGVKEDKYTENRQLSLFISGANQGEQWGHKSETVSFYHLKGAVDELIDRLNLNDYSVEDVADDELSYGLQYNYRGGKTLVKFGSVQGSALKKTDVEKEVFFALFNFDLILQLVQKNKITFKDVSKFPAVRRDLSMLVDQSVTFNQLKLIAQKTERKLLTEVNVFDVYQGDKLPAGKKSYALSFILQDEEKTLTDKAIDSIMQKLIHNLGKEAGAEIRK; this is translated from the coding sequence ATGAAGATATCTTATAATTGGCTTAAAGAATTTATACAGACAGATAAAACCCCGGCTGAAATTTCACAGATCCTGACCAGCACTGGTTTAGAGGTGGAGAGCCTGGAAAAAGTACAGGCAATTCCGGGTGGACTGGAAGGTTTGGTAATTGGTTACGTTAAAGATTGTGCCCAGCACCCCAATGCCGACCGCCTGCGTGTTACCCACGTTGACGTTGGCAGCGGCGAAGACCTGCAGATTGTTTGCGGTGCGCCCAATGTGGCTGCCGGACAAAAAGTGGTTGTTGCTGTAGTTGGTACAACCGTTTACCCAACACATGGCGAACCGTTTAAAATTGCAAAATCGAAGATCAGGGGCGAAGTATCCGAAGGGATGATCTGCGCTGATGACGAGATTGGATTGGGCGAATCGCATGCCGGGATTATGGAATTACCTGCGGATGCTATAGTTGGCACCCTGGCTAAAGACTATTTTAACCTGCCCGACGATTACATGTACGAAATCGGTTTAACGCCAAACCGTGCCGATGCTACTTCGCACCTGGGTACTGCGCGCGATATTGCGGCTTACCTGCGTACACATATTACCAAACCCGATGTTTCTGCCTTTGCGGTAGATAATAACAGTTTGGTGATCCCTGTTGAAGTGGAAAGCAAGGCGGCTATCCGTTACAGCAGCTTAACTATTTCTGGCATTACAGTAGGCGAATCGCCAAAATGGTTGAAAGAGCGTTTGGCTGTTATCGGCGTACGTTCTATCAATAATGTGGTTGATATTACCAATTTTGTGCTGCACGATTTGGGTCAGCCGATGCATGCTTTTGATGCCGATAAAATTACCGGTAACAAGGTGATTGTGAAAACTGTGGCTGAAGGAACTCCTTTTGTTACTTTAGATGGCGTTGAACGCAAACTGCACCAGGATGATCTGATGATTTGCAACACTAACGAACCGATGTGTATTGCCGGTGTATTTGGTGGTGCAACCTCGGGCGTAAGTGATGCTACTACTAACATATTTTTAGAGAGCGCTTACTTTAATCCGGTTTCTGTACGTAAAACATCAAAACGTTTTGGGTTGAAAACCGATTCTTCTTTCCGTTTCGAAAGAGGTACCGATCCGGATATGACTGTGTTCGCATTGAAGCGTGCAGCCCTGTTAATTAAAGAAATTGCAGGCGGAAGTATTTCATCCGACACATCAGACATATATCCGGCTAAAGCCGAAGCCTTCCAGGTTGAGTTTAGCTATAAAAATGCGATTCGTCTGATTGGTAAAGATATCCCTGCTGCCGAGATTAAAGCCATTATCGAGGCTTTAGACATTAAGGTAGAACAAGAGAGCGCAGAAGGCTTGTTATTGGCCGTGCCTGCCTATCGTGTGGATGTTACCCGCGAGGTTGACGTGATTGAAGAGGTATTGCGTATTTACGGATACAACAACATCGAAATCCCAACGCAGATCCGTGCGTCGTTAAATACTTCGGCTAAACCAGAGCGTGATACTATTCAGCGTATAATCTCTGAATTGCTGACTGCGAATGGCTTTAACGAAATGCTGGCTAACTCGTTAACCAGTTCAAGTTACGCTACAGATCTGGAGCATGCCGTTAAGATCCTGAACCCGCTGAGCAATGATCTGGACATTATGCGCCAAACTTTGCTGTATTCGGGCCTGGAGGCTATTGCATATAATCAAAATCGTAAAAATGCGAATGTTAAGCTTTACGAGTTTGGCAAGGTGTATGGTGTTAAGGAAGATAAATATACTGAGAACCGTCAGCTTTCATTATTCATCAGCGGTGCAAACCAGGGCGAGCAATGGGGGCATAAATCAGAAACGGTTTCGTTCTACCACTTAAAAGGTGCGGTTGACGAGTTAATCGATCGCCTGAACCTGAATGATTACAGTGTAGAAGATGTGGCTGACGATGAATTATCTTACGGCTTGCAGTACAACTACCGTGGCGGTAAAACGCTGGTTAAGTTTGGTTCGGTACAAGGATCGGCATTAAAGAAAACAGATGTGGAGAAAGAAGTATTCTTCGCCCTGTTTAATTTCGACCTGATATTGCAGCTGGTGCAAAAAAACAAGATCACGTTTAAGGATGTATCTAAATTTCCGGCTGTAAGGCGCGATTTATCGATGCTGGTTGACCAATCGGTTACCTTTAACCAACTGAAATTAATTGCTCAGAAGACCGAGCGTAAGTTGCTAACCGAAGTTAACGTGTTCGACGTTTACCAGGGCGATAAACTGCCTGCAGGTAAAAAATCGTATGCCTTAAGCTTTATTTTACAGGATGAAGAGAAAACCCTGACAGACAAGGCTATTGACAGCATAATGCAGAAATTAATTCATAACTTAGGAAAAGAAGCAGGAGCGGAGATAAGAAAATAA
- a CDS encoding cell division protein ZapA codes for MGEISIKINIADRVYPLKVSMEEEEIIRRAAKLIGDRLKEYQENYAVRDKQDLLSMAVLHYATASLKAERKVTVEDTEVADGVYKLDQLLTDFFSK; via the coding sequence ATGGGAGAAATCTCCATAAAAATAAATATTGCTGACAGAGTTTACCCTTTAAAGGTAAGCATGGAAGAGGAAGAAATAATACGCAGGGCAGCAAAGCTCATCGGCGACAGACTGAAGGAATATCAGGAAAATTATGCCGTTAGAGACAAGCAGGACCTGCTTTCGATGGCAGTATTGCATTATGCAACAGCATCATTAAAGGCAGAGCGTAAGGTTACGGTTGAGGATACGGAAGTAGCCGACGGCGTATACAAATTAGACCAATTATTGACTGATTTTTTCTCGAAGTAA
- the rny gene encoding ribonuclease Y, translating to MNTLYVIIGLLIGAIIGIVIGRFLLRKLFKEQETSAQNKVKKILKEAENNAEILKKNKLLEAKEKFLQLKAEHEQEVNSKNNNLNQRENSLKQKEQSLNSKLENANRRDAEVDNVRKNLERQTELAVKKQEEVEHLKQQHLQQLETIAGISAEEAKNQLVDNLREEARTKAMMQIKDIVDEAKLTATKEAKKVVIQTIQRTATESAIENTVSIFNIENDEIKGRIIGREGRNIRALEAATGIEIIVDDTPEAIILSGFDPVRREIARLAMHRLVTDGRIHPARIEEVVAKTKKQIEEEIVEIGERTVIDLGIHGLHPELIRMVGRMRYRSSYGQNLLQHSREVANFCATMAAELGLNVKLAKRAGLLHDIGKVPDDNPELPHAILGMQLAEKYKEHPEVCNAIGAHHDEIEMTSMISPIIQACDAISGARPGARREVVESYIKRLKELEELALSYPGVEKTFAIQAGRELRVVVESEKISDAQSEILAADISNRIQTEMTYPGQIKVTVIRETRSVAFAK from the coding sequence ATGAACACACTCTATGTAATTATCGGGCTTCTGATTGGTGCCATTATCGGTATCGTCATCGGTCGATTTCTTCTACGGAAGCTATTTAAGGAACAAGAAACATCGGCTCAAAATAAAGTTAAGAAGATCTTAAAAGAGGCAGAGAACAATGCCGAGATTTTGAAAAAGAACAAGCTGCTGGAAGCTAAAGAGAAATTTTTACAGCTAAAAGCAGAGCATGAGCAGGAAGTTAATTCAAAAAATAATAACCTCAATCAGCGCGAAAACTCGCTGAAACAAAAGGAGCAATCATTAAACTCTAAGCTCGAAAACGCTAACCGCCGCGATGCGGAAGTTGACAACGTACGTAAAAACCTGGAGCGCCAAACAGAACTTGCCGTTAAAAAGCAGGAAGAAGTTGAGCATTTAAAGCAACAGCACTTACAGCAACTGGAAACCATAGCAGGCATAAGCGCCGAAGAAGCTAAAAACCAGCTGGTAGATAACCTGCGCGAAGAAGCCCGTACCAAAGCCATGATGCAGATCAAGGATATTGTTGATGAGGCTAAATTGACTGCTACTAAAGAAGCTAAAAAGGTGGTTATCCAAACCATCCAACGTACCGCTACAGAGAGTGCTATCGAAAATACTGTATCTATCTTCAATATCGAGAACGACGAGATTAAAGGCCGTATCATCGGTCGCGAAGGTCGTAACATCCGTGCGCTGGAAGCAGCAACCGGTATCGAGATTATTGTTGATGACACCCCCGAGGCTATTATCCTTTCTGGTTTCGACCCGGTTCGCCGCGAGATTGCCCGTTTGGCTATGCACCGTTTGGTAACGGATGGCCGTATCCACCCGGCACGTATCGAAGAGGTGGTTGCCAAAACCAAAAAGCAAATTGAAGAAGAAATAGTAGAGATCGGTGAGCGTACCGTGATCGATTTAGGTATCCACGGCTTACACCCGGAACTGATCCGTATGGTTGGCCGTATGCGTTACCGTTCATCTTACGGTCAAAACTTGCTGCAACACTCGCGCGAGGTAGCTAACTTCTGTGCTACTATGGCGGCAGAGCTGGGCTTAAACGTAAAACTGGCTAAACGCGCCGGCTTATTACACGATATTGGTAAAGTACCAGATGATAACCCTGAGTTGCCACACGCAATTTTAGGTATGCAACTGGCCGAGAAATATAAAGAACACCCGGAAGTGTGCAACGCTATCGGTGCCCACCACGACGAGATCGAGATGACATCAATGATTTCGCCGATTATCCAGGCTTGTGATGCTATTTCTGGCGCACGCCCTGGTGCACGCCGCGAGGTGGTTGAAAGCTATATTAAACGTTTGAAAGAACTGGAAGAGTTAGCCCTGTCATACCCTGGCGTTGAAAAAACCTTCGCTATACAAGCCGGCCGCGAACTGCGTGTTGTGGTAGAGAGCGAAAAGATTAGTGATGCACAGTCTGAAATACTGGCGGCGGATATTTCAAACCGTATCCAAACAGAGATGACCTATCCGGGCCAGATCAAAGTTACCGTAATCAGGGAAACCCGTTCGGTAGCGTTTGCTAAATAA